From Synechococcales cyanobacterium T60_A2020_003, the proteins below share one genomic window:
- a CDS encoding mechanosensitive ion channel has translation MCTVVLIIGLFPSASIAQTAPGQVSTWAPVVLDGQVLFKVHDLSNLSAEQRAASINASIQKEAESSEQTSVVVVTESGYVVLQGYPSEHNLLTVTERDVTTATTPYGQAIIWQGILQDEIRQAQLERSPEYLRRATIYSAVVLAIAAMIHGLLWLIGRWGSKRIRQWLDATHTPLHSWKDSLRIVWKLAFLGLELGLWAAVLLYVTDLFPETRMARYRLWGFLNARIITLGTSNYSALNLLLLLGLTAGLWFGISTLTRLFRFYVLQPAGVNSRIQDVVAVLFQYALTFLGLIILLQIWGVDVSSLAILASVLGVGIGFGIQNITNNFISGFIITLERPIEVGDFVNLGELVGIVERIGARSTEIRTLDQVTIIVPNSRFLESEVINWSHGDPVCRMHLPVGVAYGSDVDKVKMALLEAARRHPEVLLRPRPEVWFQGFGDSALNFDLLVWTGDPKRQFKVKSDVYYEIEASLRRHGLEIPFPQRDLHVRSPELSALVDALATQFPSPSDPPPPPTLQLKAAAEQTKPEAEQPRSPDELQSLIDAWRSEGGVSIGDRQYQCNLYPQCFIGSEAVGWLVEHWNCTREEALQWGQALLNADEIRVVTGDSKFQDGYYFYRFREDEEAIAQSWNLNGGSNVASTDGDV, from the coding sequence ATGTGTACCGTAGTTTTGATCATTGGACTGTTCCCATCCGCCAGTATCGCCCAAACCGCTCCCGGACAAGTCTCGACATGGGCTCCTGTGGTGCTGGATGGTCAAGTGCTGTTTAAGGTTCACGACCTCAGCAATTTAAGTGCCGAACAGCGGGCAGCCAGTATCAACGCTTCGATCCAGAAAGAGGCCGAATCCAGCGAGCAAACCAGCGTCGTTGTGGTCACTGAAAGCGGCTATGTTGTACTGCAAGGCTATCCCAGTGAACACAATCTGCTCACCGTCACAGAACGGGATGTAACTACGGCCACGACTCCCTATGGTCAGGCCATTATTTGGCAAGGCATTCTTCAGGATGAGATTCGGCAAGCGCAATTAGAGCGATCGCCCGAATATCTCCGCCGAGCAACGATTTACAGTGCAGTTGTGCTGGCGATCGCCGCTATGATTCACGGTCTGCTGTGGCTGATTGGACGATGGGGCAGTAAACGCATCCGGCAATGGCTCGATGCCACCCATACTCCTCTCCATTCCTGGAAAGATTCGCTACGCATTGTCTGGAAATTAGCGTTTCTAGGGCTAGAACTGGGGTTATGGGCAGCGGTTTTGCTCTACGTTACCGATCTGTTCCCCGAAACCCGCATGGCGCGATACCGTCTGTGGGGGTTTCTCAACGCCCGGATCATTACCCTCGGAACCAGCAACTACTCTGCCCTAAATCTACTACTGCTGCTCGGGTTAACCGCTGGCTTGTGGTTTGGAATTAGCACGCTCACTCGTCTATTTCGGTTCTATGTTTTACAGCCTGCGGGGGTCAACTCTCGAATTCAGGATGTGGTGGCTGTCCTGTTCCAATACGCCCTCACGTTTCTGGGGCTGATTATTCTGCTGCAAATTTGGGGCGTGGATGTTAGTTCGTTGGCGATTCTGGCGAGTGTCCTTGGGGTTGGAATTGGCTTTGGTATTCAAAACATTACCAATAACTTCATCAGCGGATTCATCATCACCTTAGAGCGTCCTATTGAGGTGGGCGACTTTGTGAATCTCGGTGAGTTGGTAGGAATTGTGGAACGGATTGGCGCACGCAGCACCGAAATTCGCACCCTGGATCAGGTGACGATCATTGTGCCCAATTCCCGTTTTTTGGAAAGCGAGGTGATCAACTGGAGTCACGGTGATCCGGTGTGCCGAATGCATTTGCCTGTGGGCGTCGCGTACGGTTCAGATGTGGATAAGGTGAAAATGGCCTTGCTGGAAGCCGCCCGTCGTCATCCTGAAGTGCTTCTACGGCCTCGCCCTGAAGTCTGGTTTCAGGGCTTTGGCGACAGTGCCCTCAATTTTGATCTGCTCGTGTGGACGGGCGATCCGAAACGGCAATTCAAGGTCAAAAGCGATGTGTATTACGAAATTGAAGCAAGCCTCAGACGACATGGGTTAGAAATTCCCTTCCCCCAGCGCGATCTCCATGTGCGATCGCCCGAACTGAGTGCCCTAGTTGACGCCCTCGCTACGCAATTCCCATCCCCAAGCGATCCCCCACCCCCACCCACCCTGCAACTCAAGGCCGCCGCCGAGCAGACAAAACCTGAAGCCGAACAGCCGCGATCGCCCGATGAGTTGCAATCTCTGATCGACGCATGGCGGAGCGAGGGAGGCGTATCAATTGGCGATCGCCAGTATCAATGCAATCTCTATCCCCAATGCTTTATTGGCAGTGAAGCGGTGGGGTGGTTAGTGGAACACTGGAACTGTACCCGCGAGGAGGCGCTTCAATGGGGGCAAGCCTTGCTGAATGCCGATGAAATTCGGGTCGTCACTGGCGACTCCAAGTTTCAAGATGGGTACTATTTTTATCGCTTCCGTGAAGATGAGGAGGCGATCGCCCAATCCTGGAACCTGAACGGTGGCTCAAACGTCGCTTCAACCGACGGTGACGTATAA